One genomic segment of Paenibacillus xylanexedens includes these proteins:
- a CDS encoding helix-turn-helix domain-containing protein, whose amino-acid sequence MPLQEQTSLWSDTAIKMLDGDSGTLQTGSVLHETELTSNVLLLAYGGEGELAMDGEGCHIGASFACHMVKGSSFTLTARSEDIHYIVIMYKASSIEGASLVVPSYRKHPLRRSFVQNSATHAEWIEKAEKIVAKWRRGEGLERFYANALLQGIIYELIMEYERDQGGAESDMVDVVASYITSHYRQNLELKELAALAGCSVRQLQRRFKQEKQLGPMEYVIQLRMESASRMLRHTDASIGEIADKMGYRDMYYFSRAFKKYHGVPPLHYRHAAASRRDADYANALLQNRTASSYESAEGPVICHIRGEYTVTEIPQRIAVLDVQYADHLLALGLSPVGSVGLGSTVLTFPQSLRAGLQHTALLGTYEYPDLPAVERLAPDLIICTEVHDQHHELLSGIAPVLMFKRNENWKTILSLFGELTGKRAEAKQIIADYHRRTSLLSEELAPALAGKSVALIRPLDSLVRVHSAAHRTGAVLYRDLGLPVPLFVADSSDTAYHISVERLPAVQASHYFLLSNELMQDGISATEQRVWGMLDTDERQQIHSVDAATWIGCYGPIGINGIVDQIEQALLA is encoded by the coding sequence TGATACGGCGATCAAGATGCTTGACGGGGATAGCGGTACTTTGCAGACAGGCAGTGTTTTACACGAAACGGAATTAACTTCAAATGTGCTGCTGCTGGCATATGGAGGTGAAGGGGAGCTTGCAATGGATGGCGAGGGTTGCCACATTGGAGCTTCTTTTGCCTGTCATATGGTGAAGGGGTCATCCTTTACGCTGACGGCCAGATCAGAGGACATTCATTATATTGTCATTATGTACAAGGCTTCTTCCATAGAGGGTGCCTCTCTTGTTGTACCTTCATATCGCAAGCATCCGTTGCGCAGGTCATTTGTTCAAAACTCGGCAACCCATGCGGAATGGATCGAAAAAGCCGAGAAAATCGTTGCCAAATGGCGCCGTGGTGAAGGACTGGAACGTTTCTATGCCAACGCTTTGCTCCAAGGAATAATCTACGAGCTGATCATGGAGTATGAACGTGATCAAGGGGGAGCGGAGTCCGACATGGTGGATGTAGTCGCTTCTTATATCACATCGCACTATCGTCAAAACTTGGAGCTAAAAGAGCTGGCAGCCCTGGCAGGCTGTAGTGTAAGACAGCTGCAGCGCCGCTTCAAACAAGAGAAGCAGCTTGGACCGATGGAATACGTCATTCAGCTGCGTATGGAAAGTGCTTCACGCATGCTGCGTCATACGGATGCGTCCATCGGTGAAATTGCGGACAAAATGGGCTATCGCGATATGTATTACTTCAGCAGAGCATTTAAAAAATATCATGGCGTCCCACCGCTACATTACCGGCATGCCGCCGCTTCGAGAAGAGATGCAGACTATGCGAATGCTTTGCTGCAAAATCGTACAGCTTCTTCCTATGAATCAGCCGAAGGCCCGGTCATCTGCCATATACGCGGGGAGTACACCGTCACCGAAATACCACAGCGTATCGCTGTCCTCGATGTGCAATATGCTGATCATTTGCTTGCATTGGGCTTGTCACCGGTAGGAAGTGTCGGACTAGGAAGTACCGTGTTAACGTTCCCTCAATCACTCCGGGCAGGACTCCAGCATACAGCATTACTTGGTACGTATGAATACCCCGATCTTCCGGCGGTAGAGCGACTTGCGCCGGATCTGATTATTTGCACCGAGGTGCATGATCAGCACCATGAACTGTTAAGTGGAATCGCTCCAGTACTCATGTTCAAGCGTAACGAAAACTGGAAGACGATTCTAAGTCTGTTCGGTGAACTGACAGGCAAGCGAGCAGAGGCCAAGCAGATTATCGCGGATTATCACCGTCGAACGTCTTTGCTGTCTGAGGAACTGGCTCCGGCGTTGGCAGGAAAAAGCGTGGCATTGATTCGTCCACTGGATTCCCTCGTGCGCGTCCATTCTGCTGCTCATCGCACAGGCGCTGTGCTGTACCGGGATCTGGGTCTGCCCGTTCCGCTGTTTGTGGCAGATTCCTCCGATACGGCCTATCATATCTCCGTTGAGAGATTACCTGCAGTACAAGCTAGCCACTACTTTTTGCTGAGTAATGAGCTTATGCAAGATGGAATATCTGCGACAGAGCAACGTGTCTGGGGGATGCTTGATACGGATGAGCGACAGCAAATACACTCGGTAGATGCGGCGACATGGATCGGTTGTTATGGGCCGATAGGCATCAATGGCATTGTGGATCAGATTGAACAGGCGTTGTTGGCTTGA
- a CDS encoding oxidoreductase: MKKNIAIIILMVGLVISMYFNYQFKAYKDNQEVEYTVKLNHGTQMGIKESIFNLDNVIKSLEDGSSKETVIHALGNVAVSLKVGEESFVFLKSDFREDQLSSTYLIYNVFRDMYTYIRVEIIDQILSNKISLEKESRNQLIKDIGVLKQDLEYIDSQFNEDILKEQSPKWIENKWKQLIGEIVNRNTDYKLYERMKTKYNL, encoded by the coding sequence ATGAAAAAAAATATAGCAATAATCATACTAATGGTTGGATTGGTAATAAGCATGTACTTCAACTATCAATTCAAAGCGTACAAAGATAATCAAGAAGTTGAATACACGGTTAAACTAAATCATGGAACTCAAATGGGTATAAAAGAATCAATCTTTAATTTAGATAATGTGATAAAAAGCTTAGAGGACGGCTCTTCCAAGGAAACAGTCATTCATGCCTTAGGAAATGTGGCGGTATCTTTGAAAGTTGGCGAAGAATCATTCGTGTTCCTGAAATCCGACTTCAGGGAAGATCAATTATCATCAACTTATTTAATCTATAATGTGTTTAGAGATATGTATACGTATATAAGAGTAGAAATCATAGACCAAATTTTATCGAATAAGATATCGCTAGAAAAAGAATCGAGAAATCAACTGATTAAGGATATTGGAGTGCTTAAACAAGATTTGGAATATATCGATAGTCAATTTAACGAGGATATTCTGAAAGAACAAAGTCCTAAGTGGATTGAAAACAAATGGAAACAGTTAATTGGAGAGATTGTAAATAGAAATACGGATTATAAATTATATGAAAGAATGAAAACGAAATACAATCTATAA
- a CDS encoding GNAT family N-acetyltransferase, with amino-acid sequence MIRLCKSMDTDVTYQIINDAAKAYKGVIPDDRYHEPYMTLEELKCEMNDGVVFWGFEEKNLLLGVMGIQDKGDVCLIRHAYVRTNQRNSGIGTKLLSHMVALTNKPILIGTWDSAEWAKKFYLKNGTGIT; translated from the coding sequence GTGATTAGATTGTGTAAAAGCATGGATACGGATGTAACGTATCAGATTATTAATGATGCAGCAAAGGCATACAAAGGAGTAATTCCTGACGATAGGTATCATGAACCTTATATGACATTGGAAGAGCTAAAGTGCGAAATGAACGATGGTGTAGTATTTTGGGGGTTTGAAGAAAAAAATCTATTATTAGGAGTTATGGGAATTCAAGATAAGGGTGATGTATGTTTAATTAGACACGCATATGTACGAACAAACCAACGGAATAGCGGAATAGGTACGAAGCTTTTATCTCATATGGTGGCTTTAACAAATAAACCGATCTTAATAGGGACATGGGACTCAGCTGAATGGGCTAAGAAATTTTACTTAAAGAATGGTACTGGTATCACCTGA
- a CDS encoding AAA family ATPase, whose amino-acid sequence MTIICLEGASSVGKSTTCQQFATQYDAFIVPETGLLFESPQLDGRELMMWLLERQIKRWHIAAEKNQQHEYVILDGDVFKIWYSWIYGYEHLSLDETANFFREKLLKNEISLPDAYVLFWAEEDELRKRKEMDQTRSRRNFDKHLRMIEPQMRYFHYLNELVPGYVGIHKAETVADNIHHIVKHSETLPDIKKREIEIFDRVIDFYKIATP is encoded by the coding sequence ATGACGATAATTTGTCTCGAAGGTGCCAGTTCTGTAGGTAAAAGTACCACTTGTCAGCAGTTCGCTACACAATATGATGCATTTATTGTTCCAGAAACAGGGCTTCTTTTTGAATCTCCTCAACTTGACGGTAGGGAACTTATGATGTGGTTGCTGGAGAGACAAATCAAAAGATGGCATATAGCAGCTGAGAAGAATCAACAACATGAGTATGTGATTTTGGATGGTGATGTATTTAAGATTTGGTACAGCTGGATATATGGTTATGAGCACCTATCTCTAGATGAAACAGCGAACTTTTTTAGAGAGAAGTTATTGAAGAATGAAATATCATTACCGGATGCTTATGTACTATTCTGGGCTGAAGAAGATGAGCTGCGCAAGCGAAAGGAGATGGATCAGACAAGATCCAGAAGAAATTTTGATAAACATCTGCGCATGATTGAACCTCAAATGAGATACTTCCATTACCTTAATGAACTGGTACCAGGATATGTAGGAATTCATAAAGCAGAGACTGTAGCAGATAATATACATCATATCGTAAAGCATAGCGAGACATTACCGGACATAAAAAAAAGAGAGATCGAAATCTTTGATAGAGTAATTGATTTTTACAAGATTGCTACTCCTTAA